Proteins encoded together in one Amblyomma americanum isolate KBUSLIRL-KWMA chromosome 1, ASM5285725v1, whole genome shotgun sequence window:
- the LOC144113359 gene encoding uncharacterized protein LOC144113359: protein MRARDEPRDFYVPSHDGEDWGCGPPEAGFEKTMYHPSSEKNARRTEVVRGECEAPGGYIVESMNHGTSLNRALLAQVGRDECSKGTIDRRISQKRGGISVAGRAQSRILEFDLIERMERRISENKEWCADVGRHEYRDPGPDIVETMERFISESGWWRRKRDREQSEAPASVFAEAMGPRLSQNRGKHIEVGRYECRAPEAGTIETVDHRMAEERRHHTEVDHDKCCAPGSYLMKTMNRRAREFRACHSSPNCVAASKESEPHYSSFVTKILTQVKPKTGDKRDYITTDVLTRKVLTRKIMSFGGITPPRPNDCPKGDAVLSYDPGSNSWSTYGFMPQPMCYHTAVVVGKNDVVVAGGLDPQCVTSSGSMQPSGKAFLFCNTRKRWIELPTMHRGRAFHAAVGCYDRMIVFGGIDRTGR from the exons ATGAGGGCGAGAGATGAGCCGCGAGATTTCTACGTGCCCTCTCACGACGGCGAAGACTGGGGATGTGGACCTCCCGAAGCCGGCTTCGAGAAAACAATGTACCATCCTAGCAGCGAGAAGAATGCGCGGCGTACAGAAGTGGTTCGTGGCGAGTGTGAAGCTCCGGGAGGTTACATTGTGGAAAGTATGAACCATGGTACCAGTCTGAACAGGGCCCTGCTTGCGCAAGTGGGTCGCGATGAGTGTAGCAAGGGAACTATTGACCGCCGTATCAGCCAGAAAAGGGGTGGAATCTCAGTAGCTGGCCGCGCCCAGAGCAGAATCCTGGAGTTCGACCTTATTGAAAGGATGGAGCGGCGCATCAGCGAGAACAAGGAATGGTGTGCAGATGTGGGCCGTCACGAGTACAGAGATCCTGGTCCTGACATCGTGGAGACCATGGAACGTTTTATAAGCGAGAGTGGGTGGTGGCGTAGAAAGCGAGACCGTGAGCAGTCTGAAGCCCCTGCATCCGTCTTTGCGGAAGCTATGGGTCCTCGCTTAAGCCAAAACAGAGGAAAGCATATAGAAGTGGGTCGCTACGAGTGCAGAGCTCCCGAAGCTGGCACTATCGAAACAGTGGACCATCGTATGGCCGAGGAAAGAAGACACCATACAGAAGTAGACCATGACAAATGCTGCGCTCCTGGATCCtacttgatgaagacgatgaatcGTCGTGCCAGAGAGTTTCGCGCATGCCACAGTTCGCCAAACTGTGTGGCGGCGAGCAAGGAAAGTGAGCCGCACTACTCCAGCTTTGTGACGAAGATTTTGACGCAAGTCAAGCCGAAAACAGGCGACAAGCG GGACTACATAACCACTGATGTACTTACCCGCAAAGTTTTGACCCGGAAAATTATGTCTTTCGGAGGCATCACACCACCCCGGCCAAATGATTGCCCTAAAG GAGACGCCGTGCTGTCCTATGACCCGGGCAGCAATAGCTGGAGCACCTACGGCTTCATGCCTCAGCCCATGTGCTATCACACTGCAGTCGTTGTGGGCAAAAACGACGTCGTTGTGGCAG GTGGCCTGGACCCCCAGTGCGTGACAAGCAGCGGCAGCATGCAGCCATCGGGGAAGGCATTTTTATTCTGCAACACAAGGAAGAGGTGGATCGAGCTGCCAACAATGCACCGTGGACGGGCCTTCCACGCCGCCGTTGGCTGCTACGACCGCATGATCGTTTTTGGCGGAATAGATCGCACCGGCCGGTGA